A region of the Microcystis aeruginosa FD4 genome:
TCATCTGTACTACCAATCAGGTGAGCCACTGCCGGTTGTAGGGAGGTAAGCGCTTCTAGGTCTGCGGCAGCGCGATGACGGGAATGCGCTTCTAGAGTCCGTCCGAGGAGAATAAACCCTAACAGCATGACTGGTTCATCAAAAAAGCACTCTAGACCGAGATTAGGCAAGATAAGAGCCAAACAACTGGCTATATAGGCGCTACCTGTGCCTAAACTAACGAGAGTGTTCATATTTGGCATCCCGTGCCGTAATCCGCGCCAACCATCGATGAAAATATCGCGACCGGGGAATAAAATGGCTAGGGTGGCTAAAGTCCAGTGAAAAGCAATACTTTGAAAGATGGGGATTTCCGGTCCCCCGATGTGGTGTAAGTGACCAATCAGGGAAAAAACCAGTAAACAGCAAGCGATCGCTAATCGGTATAATTGTTGTTGCCGTTCTTTTTGTTGGTTTTGCCGACGTTGATTTTGTTGGCCAAGGGGAGTCGATGCGGTGCGCGGTTGGGTGGGGAATCCGATTGCGGTTAATTTTGCGGCTAATTGCTCTGGTGCGATCGCATCTGGTTGGTATTCAATCACGGCAATTTCCGTGATTAGGTTAACCCGGGCCGATTTTACCCCTTGATTTTGGCTGAGTTGTCTTTCTACGGCACTCACACAGCCGGCGCATTTCATGCCTTTTACGTCTAGAGTAGCGGTTTTTAGTCCAGTTTCGGCGGCTAGGATCATGGAAAAAGTAGGCAAGGATGGTCTTTACTTCTATCCTAGAAATTCTCGGCCGATTTTTAAACTATTTTGGCGTGTAGGGTTACAGATAGATGAAATTTCATTAGAGATAGCTGAAATTTCAGGTAGCCGATCTTGTAGGGTGGGTTAATGAAATGTAACGCACCTTATCTAATGTTCAAAATTCGTGCGTTACGCTGACGCTAACACACCAGGCGTTGCTGATTTGAGATATGAATCTTCTTTTGTGGGATTTTTAAAACCTAGACCCAAACTAACTTTTGGATGGGTGCAAGGTTGTCATTCATACCTTGATTCAGCAACGCCCTAATTGCAATAAACGTCCTGTTTCCGTGATCTCGATGTGACGACCGACGCGATGGAATAATTTCACCCCGTATTCACTTTCTAGGGAGGCAATGGCGGCACTCACGGCCGGTTGGGTGATATATAATCAAGGAAAGTCTTCCCCTCGCTTTCTTGGCCTTGTCCTTAAGCTATGGATGGACGCTTTTCCAGCAGCAACCCAAATCTATTTGAGTTTTGATTTAATACAAATACATCTAAAAAGAAATTTTAGATTTTTTCCATACCATCTATAACTCAAGTGCCATACAATAACATCATCTTCTTGACCGTAGCCATCTCGATCATGTTATTTTTTCTCAAATCACCAGTGACGGAAAGCAAGACCAGCATTACACCGAAAAAAGTCAATCCCAATCGAGTCCGCGATCATCTGGCCAATGAACGCACCTATCTGTCTTGGATGCGAACAGCGATCGCATTAATGGGTTTTGGTATGGTTATTCTGCGCTTACGGGCCTTTCATCCTCCCCTGGTTCCCCGGCCCGGTTATGGTTGGAAATTAGGCTTAATGTTTGCTTTAGTGGGTTTATTGACCGTATTTTTGACCACAGCCCATTATTTTACAGTCAGACGAGATATAGATGAAGATACCTACGAACCAGCCGCTCGATGGGTGGTACTATTTAGTTTAGCGATCGTTATTCTCGGTGCGGGAATTATCTATTTTGTCGCCACCAGTCCCGATCTGTTGATCGGTAGTATGATGACTTTCGAGTCAACTGTGGGGGTTAGGTGGGTTGGAGTAGGCGCCAACTGACCGTGACTAGAACCGTATAAAGCAGTATTTTTAGGGCATTTTTGGGCAAATATTCCGATAATCTTGCTCCCACTACCACCCCCGGTATCGCACCTAACCAGATGGGAAGTACCAGATTCCAATCTACCGTTCCTAATCCCAGATGACCGATGGAAGTACAGGTTAAGAGGATGGACGCTTGCGATAGATCTGTACCGACTAATTTGCGAGAATCAAGGTGAAAAAAGGTCATCAAGACCAATGCAAACAAGGAACCACTGGAAATACTGGTTAAACCGACTAGATAGCCTAAAATTGCCCCTAATACCGTTGTTTTTATCTGACCCGATCGAGTGGTTAAATCTAATTTTGGCCAGGACCAAGGGGACAAATCGGGAAAAAATAAGGAGATTAGTAGTTCTAGGGCCGCTAGGACGGTCACGATCATCAAGACAAGACCGATGATATGAGGCAACCATTGATCGAGATTGAGGGAGCTATTCTGCTGAAAATAGCGAAAACCGACTAATCCTAACAGAGAACCGGGTACACTGCCAATTACTAGCCATTTTACCACCTCTAACTCGATCGTTTGCTGTTGCCAGTGACGAACGGTGCCGACCACTTTCATCAACCCGGCCGCTACCACATCGGAACCCACTGCGGTGGTAGCGGGAACCTGAAATACAAAGATCAATAGGGGTGTAATCAAGGATGAACCGCCAATTCCCGTTAATCCCACGACAATTCCGATAAAAAAGCTAAATATTGTCAATAAAGAATAGTCCATTTTTGCCTCAGTTGTCTCTTTTCTCCGGTGCGTTTCTGGTCGTTAAGGGACAAAATTAGTTAATTAAGCCTTTAAAAGAGCAAAAAACAGTAATAGTAAGCTTTTATCGCTGTTTAATCTTTAGGGAATCTCCGAATCGAAACTTAATTTTCTTGCTATCTTGTAAAATATGAGTGTATTTTAATACGATTGCGATTGAATCATAGTTAAAATACTGTCAAACCCTATACATTTTTTTGCCAGAGGATTAGCTACCGTGAGCATCATCATCGAGCGAGTATCGAAGAAATTCGGCACCTTTACCGCTTTAGACAACATCAACCTAGAGATCAAATCGAATCGTCTGGTGGCACTGCTGGGGCCGTCCGGTTCAGGAAAAACCACCCTCCTGAGAGCGATCGCAGGATTAGAACCCCCCGACACAGGCAAAATTATCATCAACGGCAAAGACACAACCAATTTAAATGTCAGAAAAAGGAATATTGGCTTTGTTTTTCAGCATTATGCGCTTTTTAAACACCTGACAGTGCGTCAGAATATCGCTTTCGGTTTAAAGATTCGCAAAGCTGCCCCGAACTATATTCAAGAACGAGTGGATAATCTCTTAAGTTTAATTCAATTGCAGGGATTAGGCGATCGCTATCCAGCCCAACTATCCGGGGGTCAACGTCAACGGGTTGCCCTGGCCCGGGCTTTAGCGGTGGAACCGGAAGTATTATTATTAGATGAGCCTTTTGGGGCCTTGGATGCCAAAGTTAGAAAAGAGCTAAGGGTTTGGTTGCGGCAGTTACACGAGGAAGTTCATGTCACCAGTGTTTTTGTCACCCACGACCAGGAGGAAGCCATGGAAGTGGCCGACGAGATCGTAATTTTCAATGAGGGTAAAATCGAACAGGTGGGGACTCCCGATCAAGTGTACGATCATCCTGCCTCTGCTTTTGTGATGAGTTTTATTGGCCGGGTGAATGTTTTGCCACCGACCTCGGCTGCACTGTTCGAGCAGCTGGGAGGGGGTACTAACGGAGTTAAGATTTTTATTCGTCCCCACGACCTAGAAATTCTCTATTTTCCCAATGGGTCTAGCATTGAGGCAAAAGTCGAGCGCATTATCCATCTGGGTTGGGCCATCGATGTGGAATTAATTCTACCGGATCGCTCTCTCCTGATTGCCCATCTGAATCGAGAACAACTGGCTCAACTCCATCTCCAAGTCGGGGAGCAAGTTTATGTTCGTCCTCGGGATGCTCGCGTTTTTAGTTAAAAGTCACCCTTATTGTTAGCACCTGACGGTCGCAGGATGAACAGCGATTATTTCCGGGTAACGGCTAAAATCGTCAACATTAAAGGTCAGAATATGTGTAATACCATTTTTCTTTATTCGTAGCAGGCATAACCGGGTGCATCTCCTGCTGGTGATTTTCTCTCACCTATAGGTGAGCAGCAGAAGTTGTTCAAAGAGGGCGAATGCAATTCGCCCCTACAATCATATCATTGCGCCAATGGTAGGGGCGCACCGCGTGCGCCCAAAATGTCATCTAGATATTTCGACAAAATTGAGATGTACCAGGCATAACCATCTCTGTCATTACTTTTGAAAAATGGTATAAGGTCATGAACGCACATGGCTGCTACTAGCTTCGCATCATGTACCTGCACACCCTTGACTGAATAGGTGAAGACCAAGCGTTCCCATTCGGGATAAATAGCGGGCAGATCGTCAATAATGGGAAAAAGTGACTTTAGGCGATCGATTTCCGCCTTGGCTGCGGCCACTGTGCGTCCTAAACCATTTCTATTAATTGGACGGGTGTAAACGTTCCAAAACTCGATTTAATTCTGTAGTGCGATATAGAGTTTTTCTCCTTGTCCCAATCATAGACTTGTCGCACCCACAGCATCGCCATACATGATGTGATCGGGTTCCGCACTTCGCAATAAGACATTAGTATCAACTAAAAAAGTCACAGTCACTCATCGTCATAGATACTATCGCGACTTACGGCATAGTCGGATAAAAGTGCGCTGCCTCGATCGTGACTACTTGCCCAATCCCGAAAAGCTTGCGCTCGTTCCGTCGGTGTTGCCGTCTCGTAAAAAGGTGTTTTTGGCTCTATCAGTTGTTTTAGCATTGTCTCCAAGAGAATTTCTACCTTTTCTGGTGATTGGTGGCTAATTCTTGCCAAAATCTCGGCAATTGCCTTTAAATCTTGCTGATGGGCTTTTTTGAAGTCTAGCAGCATTTCCGATCCCTCTCCATCTAGCGATCGCTGAGAAAAAGGGGTAATTTCCATAGATATCGCTCTCCTTGAAAACCGCTAAAACTTGATTCTGCCATAAAAACTTTTTTTAGAATAGATTGGGATCGACACCGATCGCCCCTTCACCGTCCGCATCTTGCAGGTTAGCACCGTCTAAACGAGTATTAGTGAGAGTGGTGGTAACGGCCTTAGCGATGGCAGCATGGAAGCAAGAAAAAACTGTGATTAGCAATAGACAGAAGGCTGTCAGTAGCGTCGGTTTCATCGTTTTTGATCTCCTTGAGTGATCTTTTTGAGTCTCTGTTTTCACTCTAGGCAATGGCTTTAATAAAAACAAATATTCTTTGTTTTCAAATCGATAAATTCCCTTTATGCAAAGCTGGGAAACCCCCTCGCCGTTCCATCACTTTTATTTATTAAAACGACAATTAAGAATATTTGCTTTTATGCTTGTCCCGTACCTAAGTTGATGGTGGCGGTCTCGTTAAGTTGGGGCTTTTTTAAGCGTGTTGTGGTGGAATAGGTCTGGCAGCAAGGGATTTTCTCAATTTTTTAGGAGCGTGTCAATCGTTATACTCCGGGAGGATGGGCGACCGTGACATAATTTGGGACTAGGTACGGTAAAAGTCGCTAGTGAACCCCGTTAGCCTTGGAGACTTCCTTGCTAGACACCATTTCCACCCTATCCCCAAAACTAACAGCGATCGAATCCACGGGAAATCCTCTCCCGAAAGTTGCTACTTGTTCCTCCACCTGTCGTTACTGTCGGTTTTATAAGTTTCAGGGGAGAGGAAATGGCTATTGTCAACGCTTGGGAGTCCCTGTTCACAGTCATTGGCGCGCCTGTCCTTTGATTTGTCCACCTTTTGCCCCTTCTTGGGAAAGGTCGGAAAATGGGCAATTCTAAGTAGTTATCTGGATTTTACCGCCTGTATCGAGCAATTTTCTCCCCATCCCGCTCCGTGCGAGGATGGGGTTTTAATCGAAACCGATGCTTTCCACTCCACCGCTATCGGGACTGGTGGCGACAAAATAGAGAATTCCTGAGCCTAGACAAGCGATTCGCTATACTAAAGCAAATAATCCAGACTTGAGCAGGTTCGTAGCTATTACTATCGATCGCCCGCCGGATGAGAAAATAGTGGCGCGTGGCGATGACAACGGTTAATAATCCCACCATAGCGAAGACAAAACCCAACAACCAACCTAGTCCCAGAGATGACGAAGATACTGTTCGTAAACGCAAAATGACCAGACCAAAACCCATCAAAGCGATGGCAGCGCGCATCCAAGACAGATAGGTGCGTTCGTTGGCCGAATGATCTCGCCAGTAATCAGGGTTAAATTTCTGCTTTGTCTTTTGGGATTTAAACAGCATAGAGGAGTTCCTAGCAGTGAAATTCAATAAAATCAAGTATTCTTTCTTCTGGTTTTAATAAATTGTTTTTATCATCTAGTTTTTCGCTTATCTTTAGCCAATTCAAGGGACTTAAGCAGATTATCATC
Encoded here:
- a CDS encoding YidH family protein; the protein is MLFFLKSPVTESKTSITPKKVNPNRVRDHLANERTYLSWMRTAIALMGFGMVILRLRAFHPPLVPRPGYGWKLGLMFALVGLLTVFLTTAHYFTVRRDIDEDTYEPAARWVVLFSLAIVILGAGIIYFVATSPDLLIGSMMTFESTVGVRWVGVGAN
- a CDS encoding sulfite exporter TauE/SafE family protein; protein product: MDYSLLTIFSFFIGIVVGLTGIGGSSLITPLLIFVFQVPATTAVGSDVVAAGLMKVVGTVRHWQQQTIELEVVKWLVIGSVPGSLLGLVGFRYFQQNSSLNLDQWLPHIIGLVLMIVTVLAALELLISLFFPDLSPWSWPKLDLTTRSGQIKTTVLGAILGYLVGLTSISSGSLFALVLMTFFHLDSRKLVGTDLSQASILLTCTSIGHLGLGTVDWNLVLPIWLGAIPGVVVGARLSEYLPKNALKILLYTVLVTVSWRLLQPT
- a CDS encoding sulfate/molybdate ABC transporter ATP-binding protein; this encodes MSIIIERVSKKFGTFTALDNINLEIKSNRLVALLGPSGSGKTTLLRAIAGLEPPDTGKIIINGKDTTNLNVRKRNIGFVFQHYALFKHLTVRQNIAFGLKIRKAAPNYIQERVDNLLSLIQLQGLGDRYPAQLSGGQRQRVALARALAVEPEVLLLDEPFGALDAKVRKELRVWLRQLHEEVHVTSVFVTHDQEEAMEVADEIVIFNEGKIEQVGTPDQVYDHPASAFVMSFIGRVNVLPPTSAALFEQLGGGTNGVKIFIRPHDLEILYFPNGSSIEAKVERIIHLGWAIDVELILPDRSLLIAHLNREQLAQLHLQVGEQVYVRPRDARVFS